The following coding sequences are from one Nicotiana tomentosiformis chromosome 3, ASM39032v3, whole genome shotgun sequence window:
- the LOC104101211 gene encoding cytosolic sulfotransferase 5-like, with the protein MAAQETNSNTITDSKNSLEGCEDAMIKELPNALFWDVMEIRKWQDFWFEPGLIKCAMKFNSSFQSKDDDVILASAPKTGTTWLKALCLCILHQNINIPENEDLLTKDNPQFHVQTIESTIYSTKPTPDLYAMPSPRLFHTHLPFSFLPDSVKNSNGKIVCIARNPKDTLVSLWHFFNSIFKPNQEPYPLEKTVEEFCTGVHQYGPYFENVLGYWLESKKRPEKILFLKYEEMLKDPKEQVKKLALFLGKPFEKEEDVDKVVWRCSLERLRNLEVNKNGSVIYGVPNSSYFRKGMVGDWKNYLTPEMEDRINKTTLLKFQGSGLEFEN; encoded by the coding sequence ATGGCTGCTCAAGAAACAAACTCTAATACTATCACAGATTCTAAGAACTCATTAGAAGGGTGTGAAGATGCTATGATTAAGGAGCTACCAAATGCGCTGTTTTGGGATGTCATGGAAATCCGAAAATGGCAAGATTTTTGGTTCGAGCCTGGCCTTATCAAATGTGCAATGAAATTCAACTCTAGCTTCCAATCTAAAGACGACGACGTTATTTTAGCATCAGCTCCCAAAACAGGTACTACTTGGCTCAAAGCTCTTTGTCTATGCATCTTGCACCAGAACATTAATATTCCTGAAAACGAAGATCTCTTAACTAAGGACAATCCTCAATTTCATGTTCAGACCATAGAGTCCACTATTTACTCTACAAAACCAACTCCTGATTTGTATGCTATGCCATCTCCAAGACTTTTTCACACCCATTTGCCTTTCAGTTTTCTTCCTGATTCTGTCAAGAATTCCAATGGCAAGATTGTTTGCATAGCCCGGAACCCAAAAGACACGTTGGTGTCTTTATGGCATTTTTTCAACTCCATTTTCAAGCCAAATCAAGAACCCTATCCATTGGAAAAGACAGTTGAGGAATTCTGCACAGGGGTTCATCAATACGGGCCGTATTTCGAAAATGTTTTGGGATATTGGTTGGAAAGTAAGAAGAGGCCTGAGAAAATACTGTTCTTGAAATATGAAGAGATGTTAAAGGATCCTAAAGAGCAAGTGAAGAAACTGGCTTTGTTTCTTGGGAAGCCATTTGAGAAGGAAGAAGATGTTGACAAAGTTGTGTGGAGGTGCAGTTTGGAGAGGTTGAGGAATTTGGAAGTGAACAAAAATGGTTCTGTAATTTATGGAGTACCAAACAGTAGCTATTTTAGGAAAGGAATGGTTGGGGATTGGAAGAATTACTTGACTCCTGAAATGGAAGATCGGATTAACAAAACTACACTCCTCAAGTTCCAAGGATCTGGACTAGAGTTCGAGAATTGA
- the LOC138907988 gene encoding uncharacterized protein, protein MRRMLEACSDTPSAQGTTAFSLVTLAIQEIGNGHHWSPALGARTDYLDPTPAEGATIPPTDIPVPPPAPAPDPSISDGDLRGAIQMLTQFVASQAQRSNVAPTSFSLQGDSYGSRINRFLQLDPPVFTDTDPGAYPQDFIDEMHKTLRVMRATEIEVVELASYHLEGVAYSWFEMWEDSREDGSPSARWSKFADAFIDYFLPA, encoded by the exons ATGCGACGAATGTTAGAGGCATGCTCCGATACTCCATCAGCCCAGGGAACCACTGCATTCAGTCTTGTCACCCTGGCCATTCAAGAAATTGGGAATGGACATCATTGGTCCCCTGCCTTGGGCGCCCG AACAGACTACCTAGATCCTACACCCGcggagggtgccacaatccctcccACCGATATACCTGTTCCACCTCCCGCCCCAGCTCCCGATCccagtatttctgatggggatcttaggggagctattcagatgctgactcagtttGTAGCTTCCCAGgctcagaggtcaaatgttgcacccacctcaTTTAGCTTGCAAGGAGATTCTTACGGTTCCAGGATAAAtaggttccttcagttagaccctccagtgttcacagatACTGATCCCGGGGCAtaccctcaggatttcattgatgagatgcataagactctccgagttatgcgtgctacggaGATAGAGgtagtagagttggcctcctatcatCTGGAAGGGGTGGCATActcctggtttgagatgtgggaggattccCGTGAGGATGGGAGCCCTTCGGCGAGATGGAGTAAGttcgcggatgccttcatagactATTTCTTGCCTGCCTAG